A region of Candidatus Methylomirabilota bacterium DNA encodes the following proteins:
- a CDS encoding DNA-3-methyladenine glycosylase, giving the protein MPDRPMSVSDEALPREFYTRANVVTVARQLLGRLLVVRSRDGARMSGIIVETEAYRGPQDRASHAYGGRRTNRTETMYRLGGTAYVYFVYGMYHQFNVVTNVDDVPHAVLVRALEPVEGLSRMRRRRPGTTDRDLTNGPGKLCVALGISRKLDGADLLGKRVWLEEGRGRIRPSEIGTGPRIGIEYAGEWAGRPWRFWIRDSPFVSRRAR; this is encoded by the coding sequence GTGCCCGACCGACCGATGTCCGTGAGCGATGAAGCCCTGCCCCGCGAATTCTACACGCGCGCCAATGTGGTCACCGTCGCGCGCCAGCTGCTCGGCCGATTGCTCGTCGTTCGCTCCCGCGACGGAGCCCGCATGTCGGGAATCATCGTGGAAACCGAGGCCTATCGTGGGCCGCAGGATCGCGCCTCCCATGCCTACGGCGGCCGCCGAACCAATCGCACGGAGACGATGTACCGGCTCGGCGGCACCGCCTACGTGTACTTCGTCTACGGCATGTACCACCAGTTCAACGTCGTCACCAATGTCGACGACGTCCCCCACGCCGTGCTCGTGCGAGCCCTCGAGCCCGTCGAGGGACTCTCGCGAATGCGCCGCCGCCGACCCGGCACCACGGATCGTGACCTGACCAATGGCCCGGGCAAGCTCTGCGTCGCCCTGGGCATCAGCCGGAAGCTCGATGGCGCCGACCTGCTCGGCAAGCGCGTCTGGCTGGAGGAGGGGCGCGGGAGGATCCGGCCTTCCGAGATCGGCACCGGCCCACGCATCGGGATCGAGTACGCGGGAGAGTGGGCAGGCAGGCCCTGGCGCTTCTGGATCAGAGACAGTCCCTTTGTCAGCCGACGGGCACGCTAG